The Streptomyces sp. NBC_01197 genome window below encodes:
- a CDS encoding elongation factor G-like protein EF-G2, with the protein MGDKASTHPGAAGRVTTAGRPASVRNVVLVGHSGSGKTTLVEALALTAGAVTRAGRVEDGQTVSDYDEIEQRRQRSVQLSLVPVEWDGIKINLLDTPGYADFVGELRAGLRAADAALFVVSAAQDADSVDGATRAVWEECAAVGMPRAIVVTHLDTARTGYAELTRLCGRIFGGDDPDAVLPLYLPLYGPPGPDGHAPVTGLAGLLTRRLSGYTSGERTESEPGEAELPPMEEARNRLIEGIIAESEDETLMDRYLGGEEIEVATVIADLERAVARGVFHPVLAAAPAVAGGRQGLGTVELLELITRGFPAPPEREAPAVTTPQGAPHAAAGCDPSGPLLAEVIKTASDPYVGRLSLVRVFSGTLRPDETVHVSGHSQAGHGRVGLDGGDDRDMDERVGALSAPFGRRQSPLQECIAGDIACVAGLSRAETGDTLSGKDDPLLMEAWTLPDPLLPLAVAAHGKADEDKLSTGLTRLVTEDPTMRLEQNPDTHQLVLWCLGEAQRDVALERLQGRYGVRVDAEPYRVSLRETFGGPAEGRGRHVKQSGGHGQFAICAIEVDPLPSGSGIEFVDRVVGGSVPRQFIPSVEKGVRAQAARGVSAGHPLVDVRITLRDGKAHSVDSSDAAFQTAGALALREAADRAPIHLLEPVVSVRVLVPDDFVGPVMSDLSGRRGRVVGTEQTVPGRTLVRAEVPEIEIGRYAVELRSLSHGTGQFSRSYVRHEPMPQHVADRVREQAHSGS; encoded by the coding sequence ATGGGCGACAAGGCGAGCACACACCCCGGAGCCGCCGGCAGAGTCACGACGGCCGGCCGGCCCGCTTCCGTACGGAACGTGGTCCTGGTCGGCCACAGCGGATCCGGCAAGACCACACTGGTCGAGGCCCTGGCGCTGACCGCGGGGGCGGTCACCCGGGCCGGCCGGGTCGAGGACGGCCAGACCGTCTCGGACTACGACGAGATCGAACAGCGCAGGCAGCGGTCGGTACAGCTCTCGCTCGTCCCCGTCGAGTGGGACGGCATCAAGATCAATCTGCTCGACACACCCGGCTACGCCGATTTCGTCGGCGAGCTGCGGGCCGGTCTGCGCGCAGCGGACGCGGCCCTGTTCGTCGTGTCGGCGGCCCAGGACGCGGACAGCGTCGACGGCGCGACGCGCGCGGTCTGGGAGGAGTGCGCTGCCGTCGGGATGCCCCGGGCCATCGTGGTCACCCACCTGGACACGGCCCGTACCGGCTACGCGGAACTGACCCGGCTGTGCGGCCGCATCTTCGGCGGTGACGACCCCGACGCGGTGCTGCCCCTGTACCTCCCGCTGTACGGACCGCCGGGGCCGGACGGACACGCCCCGGTGACAGGTCTTGCCGGGCTGCTCACCCGGCGGCTGTCCGGCTACACGTCGGGAGAGCGTACGGAGAGCGAGCCCGGCGAGGCCGAGCTGCCGCCGATGGAGGAGGCCCGCAACCGGCTGATCGAGGGGATCATCGCCGAGAGCGAGGACGAGACCCTCATGGACCGCTATCTCGGCGGCGAGGAGATCGAGGTCGCAACGGTGATCGCGGACCTGGAGCGGGCGGTCGCCCGCGGGGTCTTCCACCCGGTGCTCGCCGCCGCCCCCGCGGTGGCCGGCGGACGGCAGGGGCTCGGCACCGTCGAGCTGCTCGAACTGATCACCCGCGGCTTTCCCGCACCGCCGGAGCGGGAGGCCCCGGCGGTCACCACCCCGCAGGGCGCCCCGCACGCGGCGGCCGGCTGCGACCCGTCCGGACCGCTGCTCGCCGAGGTGATCAAGACGGCATCCGACCCCTATGTGGGCCGGCTCTCGCTGGTCCGGGTCTTCTCCGGGACCCTGCGGCCCGACGAGACGGTTCATGTGTCCGGCCACAGCCAGGCGGGCCACGGCCGCGTCGGCCTGGACGGCGGCGACGACCGCGACATGGACGAACGGGTCGGCGCGCTCTCGGCACCCTTCGGACGGCGGCAGAGCCCGCTGCAGGAGTGCATCGCCGGAGACATCGCCTGCGTCGCGGGACTGAGCCGGGCGGAGACCGGTGACACGCTGTCCGGCAAGGACGACCCGCTGCTCATGGAGGCGTGGACGCTGCCGGATCCGCTGCTTCCGCTCGCCGTCGCCGCCCATGGCAAGGCGGACGAGGACAAGCTGTCGACGGGGCTCACCCGGCTGGTCACCGAGGATCCGACCATGCGTCTGGAGCAGAACCCGGACACTCACCAGCTGGTGCTCTGGTGTCTCGGCGAGGCGCAGCGGGACGTGGCGCTGGAGCGGCTGCAGGGCAGGTACGGGGTCCGGGTGGACGCCGAGCCGTACCGGGTGTCGCTGCGCGAGACGTTCGGCGGGCCGGCCGAGGGGCGCGGCAGGCATGTCAAACAGTCGGGCGGCCACGGCCAGTTCGCGATCTGCGCGATCGAGGTGGACCCGCTGCCCTCCGGATCGGGGATCGAGTTCGTCGACCGGGTCGTCGGCGGTTCGGTGCCCCGGCAGTTCATCCCGTCCGTCGAGAAGGGCGTACGCGCGCAGGCGGCCCGGGGCGTCTCGGCCGGGCACCCGCTCGTCGACGTCCGTATCACCCTCCGGGACGGCAAGGCCCACTCCGTGGACTCATCGGACGCGGCGTTCCAGACGGCAGGCGCGCTGGCCCTGCGGGAGGCGGCGGACCGGGCCCCGATCCATCTGCTTGAGCCCGTGGTCTCGGTCCGGGTCCTGGTGCCCGACGACTTCGTGGGTCCGGTGATGAGCGATCTCTCCGGACGGCGCGGCCGGGTGGTGGGCACCGAGCAGACGGTGCCGGGCCGCACCCTGGTCAGGGCCGAGGTCCCGGAGATCGAGATCGGGCGGTACGCCGTCGAACTGCGGTCGCTCTCGCACGGCACCGGGCAGTTCTCACGCTCGTACGTACGCCATGAGCCGATGCCCCAGCACGTGGCCGACCGGGTGCGCGAACAGGCGCACAGCGGTTCGTAG
- a CDS encoding phosphatidylinositol mannoside acyltransferase produces MRERLTDALYGLGWGAVKKLPEPVATGLGRRIADSVWKRRGKSVLRLESNLARVVPGAGPARLAELSRAGMRSYMRYWMESFRLPAWSADRVRDGFDPEDLHHLTDGLATGKGVILALPHMGNYDLAGAWVTTKLGVPFTTVAERLKPETLYDRFVAYREGLGMEVLPHTGGSAFGTLARRLRDGGLVCLVADRDLSASGVEVQFFGEATRIPAGPALLAQQTGALLLPVTLWYDGSPVMRGRVHPPVDVPPSGTRPEKTSVMAQALADAFATGIAEHPEDWHMLQRLWLADLERRQEPS; encoded by the coding sequence ATGAGGGAGCGGCTGACGGACGCCCTGTACGGACTCGGCTGGGGCGCGGTCAAGAAGCTGCCCGAACCGGTCGCCACCGGCCTCGGCAGGCGTATCGCGGACTCGGTCTGGAAGCGGCGCGGCAAGAGCGTGCTGCGGCTGGAGTCCAATCTGGCCCGGGTGGTGCCCGGCGCCGGTCCCGCCCGGCTCGCCGAGCTGTCCCGGGCCGGGATGCGCTCGTACATGCGGTACTGGATGGAGTCCTTCCGGCTGCCGGCGTGGAGCGCCGACCGGGTCCGCGACGGGTTCGACCCCGAAGACCTCCACCATCTGACGGACGGCCTGGCCACCGGGAAGGGCGTCATACTCGCCCTCCCGCACATGGGCAACTACGACCTCGCGGGCGCCTGGGTCACCACGAAGCTCGGGGTGCCGTTCACCACGGTCGCCGAGCGGCTCAAGCCCGAGACCCTCTACGACCGGTTCGTCGCCTACCGCGAGGGCCTGGGCATGGAGGTCCTGCCGCACACCGGAGGTTCCGCCTTCGGCACGCTGGCCAGGCGGCTGCGGGACGGCGGTCTGGTCTGCCTGGTCGCCGACCGGGACCTCTCCGCTTCGGGCGTCGAGGTCCAGTTCTTCGGCGAGGCGACCCGGATTCCCGCGGGGCCCGCGCTGCTCGCCCAGCAGACCGGAGCGCTGCTGCTGCCCGTCACGCTCTGGTACGACGGCTCGCCGGTGATGCGCGGCCGTGTCCATCCGCCCGTGGACGTACCCCCTTCGGGTACGCGTCCCGAGAAGACCTCGGTGATGGCGCAGGCGCTCGCCGACGCCTTCGCCACCGGAATCGCCGAGCACCCGGAGGACTGGCACATGCTCCAGCGCCTCTGGCTCGCCGACCTGGAGCGCCGTCAGGAGCCTTCGTGA
- the pgsA gene encoding phosphatidylinositol phosphate synthase produces the protein MLNKYARAFFTRVLTPFASFLLRIGVSPDAVTLTGTAGVMAGALVFFPRGEFFWGTVVITLFVFSDLVDGNMARQAGISSRWGAFLDSTLDRVADGAIFSGLALWYAGTGDNNLMCAVTLFCLASGQVVSYTKARGESIGLPVAVNGLIERAERLVISLVAAGFAGLHKFGVPGIQILLPVALWIVAVGSLITLVQRVVTVRRESAEADAAAAAEASAHGGETV, from the coding sequence ATGCTGAACAAGTACGCGCGTGCATTCTTTACGCGTGTCCTCACGCCGTTCGCCTCGTTTCTGCTCCGGATCGGGGTCAGCCCCGACGCGGTGACGCTGACCGGCACGGCCGGGGTGATGGCGGGTGCGCTGGTCTTCTTCCCCAGGGGAGAGTTCTTCTGGGGCACGGTCGTCATCACCCTCTTCGTCTTCTCCGACCTCGTCGACGGCAACATGGCGCGCCAGGCCGGAATTTCGAGCCGCTGGGGGGCCTTCCTCGACTCGACCCTCGACCGGGTCGCGGACGGGGCGATTTTCTCCGGGCTCGCCCTCTGGTACGCGGGCACCGGTGACAACAACCTGATGTGCGCGGTCACCCTCTTCTGCCTCGCGAGCGGCCAGGTGGTCTCGTACACCAAGGCCCGCGGCGAGTCGATCGGGCTTCCGGTCGCGGTGAACGGGCTGATCGAGCGGGCCGAGCGGCTGGTCATCTCGCTCGTCGCCGCCGGATTCGCCGGGCTGCACAAGTTCGGGGTGCCCGGGATCCAGATCCTGCTGCCGGTCGCGCTGTGGATCGTGGCGGTGGGCAGCCTGATCACCCTGGTGCAGCGGGTGGTCACCGTACGCAGGGAGTCCGCGGAGGCCGACGCCGCGGCAGCCGCCGAAGCCTCCGCGCACGGCGGCGAGACGGTATGA
- a CDS encoding glycosyltransferase family 4 protein, with protein MKIGIVCPYSWDVPGGVQFHIRDLAQHLIGLGHQVSVLAPSDDETPLPPYVVSAGRAVPVPYNGSVARLNFGFLSAARVRRWLHDGTFDVIHIHEPTSPSLGLLTCWAAQGPIVATFHTSNPRSRAMIAAYPILQPALEKISARIAVSEYARRTLVEHLGGDAVVIPNGVDVGFFERAEPRPEWQGVGARSSVEGGGGRRAGGTIGFIGRIDEPRKGLPVLMRALPKILAECPDVRLLVAGRGDEKEAVATLPKEMRQRVEFLGMVSDEDKARLLRSVDVYVAPNTGGESFGIILVEAMSAGAPVLASDLDAFAQVLDQGAAGELFANEDADALAASAVRLLGDSDRREGLRRRGSAHVRRFDWSTVGADILAVYETVTDGAASVDTDERVSLRARFGLARD; from the coding sequence GTGAAGATCGGCATCGTCTGCCCGTACTCCTGGGACGTCCCGGGCGGGGTCCAGTTCCACATCAGGGACCTCGCGCAGCATCTGATCGGCCTCGGCCACCAGGTGTCGGTGCTGGCCCCGTCCGATGACGAGACCCCGCTGCCGCCGTACGTGGTCTCCGCGGGCCGGGCCGTCCCCGTCCCGTACAACGGCTCGGTCGCCCGGCTGAACTTCGGCTTCCTGTCGGCGGCCCGGGTCCGGCGCTGGCTGCACGACGGCACCTTCGACGTGATCCACATCCATGAGCCCACCTCGCCGTCGCTGGGGCTGCTCACCTGCTGGGCGGCGCAGGGGCCGATCGTGGCGACCTTCCACACGTCCAACCCGCGTTCACGGGCGATGATCGCCGCGTACCCGATCCTGCAGCCCGCGCTGGAGAAGATCTCGGCCCGGATCGCGGTGAGCGAGTACGCGCGCAGGACCCTGGTCGAGCACCTGGGCGGCGACGCGGTGGTCATCCCCAACGGCGTGGACGTCGGGTTCTTCGAGCGCGCCGAGCCCAGGCCGGAGTGGCAGGGCGTAGGAGCACGCAGCTCGGTTGAGGGCGGTGGCGGGAGACGGGCGGGGGGAACCATCGGGTTCATCGGGCGGATCGACGAGCCGCGCAAGGGTCTGCCCGTGCTGATGCGGGCGCTGCCGAAGATCCTCGCCGAGTGCCCGGACGTCCGGCTGCTGGTCGCGGGGCGCGGTGACGAGAAGGAAGCGGTCGCCACCCTGCCGAAGGAGATGCGGCAGCGGGTCGAGTTCCTCGGCATGGTCAGCGACGAGGACAAGGCACGGCTGCTGCGCAGCGTCGACGTCTATGTCGCGCCGAACACCGGCGGTGAGAGTTTCGGGATCATCCTCGTCGAGGCGATGTCGGCCGGTGCGCCGGTGCTCGCGAGTGACCTCGACGCGTTCGCCCAGGTCCTGGACCAGGGCGCGGCGGGCGAGCTCTTCGCCAACGAGGACGCGGACGCCCTGGCCGCCTCGGCCGTGCGGCTGCTCGGCGACAGCGACCGCCGGGAGGGACTGCGGCGCCGGGGCAGCGCGCATGTGCGCCGCTTCGACTGGTCGACGGTCGGCGCGGACATCCTGGCGGTGTACGAGACGGTGACCGACGGCGCCGCTTCGGTCGACACCGACGAACGGGTCAGCCTGCGGGCCCGGTTCGGTCTGGCCAGGGACTGA